Genomic DNA from Corylus avellana chromosome ca4, CavTom2PMs-1.0:
TGTGTATTCCTTGTAATTCTGATTCATTACGTTACAAGTCTTTTGACCTTTTTCGTCGCCTTCGACGTGTGTTAGCACTTTTCTTCGGTGTTTATAATGTACTGTTTACTCCTGTTCTCAATTTGTTACTGAcggttttgttttgatttatttaaacCTTGTGgtgaattttattttctgtcGTATTATAGGTGGCCGACATCAAAAAGATGAATGGTTTGGTTACAGATCGTCAAATGTTTGCTCTCAACTCTCTCCAGATTCCACTACCCGGAAGGCATCCTCCATCTCCTTGTTTATCAAATGGTTCTCTCACTCCCGGGTACTTAAGTTACACCCATTGTTCCATTCTGTACTTTCATTGATATTTGCATGCAGTTACTCATGAACCTCATCTGAACTTCTCTACCATGATATGTTCTACTAGTATTGACCATTcggttatttatttttaattatgataaaTGTATCTGGGCTTATTGCTCACccttgccttttcttttcttgcgtCACTTAATAGGACATTGCTTCATTTCCTTTGGTTTGAATAGGAAAGAGAGACCATTAATTCTTACTTTAACAAACTAAAGGAAATGAAGCAGGATCTTCTGGTAAAGATATTGGTTTGCATAGCGCCAATAATTTTTTCCCCGTGTTAAATAAAGCGTACAGTATACGAGAGGATATTTACGACTGCTTGTATAAATAATTTGACATTATTAcaactttttgttttaacaCATCTGGACTAGAGCTAGTGTTGACTTTGGGGGGTTGATGCATTGGGTGTGTGGTGGTGTTTGGGCGGGTAAGAGAGCTGTGTTAATAAGGTCAACATGGAATCACTGAAGCATATCTTCTTGCACTGCCCTTTTGCCAGGCCCATCTGGCATAACTCTAGTTGGCTACTTTCTGTGTTTAGTTCTCAGGCAATAGAAAGCTGGACTATAACTTTGCTTAGACCTTGTTCCTCTCTTGGCATTCCTCCTAAGGAGGTTCATAACTTCCAAATTCCTGCTCTTGTTATACTAGATCTGATTCCCAACTGGACCCCCAAGCTGTCCTTAAGCTCCCTCTCCCCCTAGGCTCCATCAATTTCAATGTTGCCATCAGACCCTTCTTTGATGTAGCAGCTGCTACTCTCAGGGACCACAATGGCAACTTTCTTGCtgttaacactcaaaaaattccCTCTATCACCATCAACGACCCTCATCTCTTTGAGGAATGGGCCTCAGCCACCATTATTTCAAACATCCACCTGCAGCTGCTCCCTGTGAAGGAATGGACTACTTTTGAATCTTCCAGATATGAAAATTTATATGCACACCAAGTAGAAAAATGTGTCATTTCCCAccttgtgtttggaagcattcttaCTAATCCCCCTTCTCTGCTCTATTAGAATTAGGAGTGGCAAATGTAATCTCCCTTTTCTtgatttgaatagaaaaaaaggtCAACATGGTGAAGATGGCATTGTTGTGGTGCTACTTTGCAATGCTACAGAAGAGTACAATTGATGGTTGTGGTTGTTGTAGGGTAGAGGTGTTTGAATTGGTGCTGCCTATAACCTTGGGGGCTCTTGTTAGTCATTGTGATGCTGGGGTGCAGGAGGTGGCAGTAGCATGTTCATAGAAGACTGGTCTTAGAGCGATTAAACTCACCATAGGATGATGCTATGTCTGCAGCAATTATCATGGTGGTGGTGTTGGCGATGCTTCTCAAATCCATGCTGTGATGTATGGTGGGAGCATGATAGTGCTGAATCTGGCCTCAGGATCAGACTGATGTCCTACTTGATGGTGGGATGCTCCTATTTCTGGGATATGTTATTGCcttgaaaattgggtttcagAGGCAATTATAGGTCAAATTTTGACCAAAAGATCAACATGATTAAACTGTTCTATAATTCAATTCTGAAATGACATCATTGCTAGTGAAGGAGCAGGCGAAGGGACCTGATGGGATGAGCAAACTTTTTTTACTCTTGaagtactattaaaaaatgcattttcaaaGCAGTTTGTTTGTACTTTTCTACCTTGTGGTGAGTTTAATTGTCATCGTCCTTGTCCCTGATGCAAGCAGCAAGAAGCTCGCAGAAGAGTAAACTTAAAAGGGCAGAATCTTTTTCAATTATGGTGTTTATTCCAGTGGGGCCTTGTTGGAATCATACGAAGTCTTACTCTGTTTAGTCTGGATTTGCTGGAACGGGTTGTACCAGAGGCCCATGAATCATATTCCATGTTTTGAGTctgtttttctgtttgttttaaTAGTTATTGAATTGGTTAGAGGGTTCGCTCAAGAATCCTAGTACTTGTAGGAAAATAACTGGGAATAGCCTATCTAAGGCTTTCAAGTGTCAGATTCATAGACAATATTTCTTAACATTTCATAATCAGTTACACTTTTTCATATTTCAGAGTAAGATTTTCGGGGCACTTTCATATGTGAGCCTTTGGTTGCTTACCATGTTGACACTTTTGCAGACAGAGCAGTTCCGACCACACCCCACCTCGGCATGTGCGCAGTGATTTTTTTGAATCGTTTCAATCCCTCAGAGTTAAGTCTCCCCAGCAGAGGGTCTCTCCCGCCATGAGCTCCTTACAAGGTTACTATGGACTCAAACCAATAGAGCAGAAACCTGCGCATGAAGGTTTTGAAATGGCAGTCTACAGAGGAGGAGGTTCTCATTATCTAGAAGATGGTCCTTTCCTCAGCACCTCACCACCTCCAAACCCTCCTTTGAGCCATCACCGAAAATCTAAAAGTTTGGTTAATTCATTATTGGATGAGAATGGTGAACTAGCTGACATCCTGCCTGTTGCAGAAGCTGATTCTGATAAACGGAATGAGAAACTGCACAGAAGGCGTCAGAAGTCTGAGGCTGACTTCACTTCTCGCACACCAGATATGTTATTGGAAGACAACAGCAACAGTGGTGGGTTTGTGGCAATAACGGGAAAGGGCTTAGCCTTGAGATCTAAAGCAGCAAGCCGAATGACGTCAACAAGTGATGCGGAAACAGGTGGGTTGAACCCAATACCAGTTGGTCTGGGGGATTCTATTGTGGCTGATAGTTTGTCTGGGGTGAGGAAGTCGTCAAGCACATCAAGTTTGCAGGATCAGGACAACGGTGGTTCTTTATCCATCTGGACTCATTCAATGTGGAGCTTGAAGCCAGATTTACAGGCCTTTTCGAATGCAGCCTCTGCAAAACCTATCTTTGATGGCTTGCCGAAGCCAATACCAACTCGAAGAAACAAAACCGCACTTGATTAGCTCACgttgatataattaatttgGTTATCCAtcttgatcaattttttttttctcaggcCATCTATTGCCTGCTCATAATGGGTAAATAGAGTGAGAAAATAGAACGGTTAAATAAGGGAGTTCATTGATAAAACGTCATGTCGATTTTCTGTTTTCTGGAGAAGGTTTTACATGTCTACTAAGGAAACTAACATATAGAGCAAAGGATGGGGATGAAAGAAGCAGCCGAAACGTGTATGCGTTCCTTCTTACATTTTTGTGTTAAGATTTTTGCTAGAGGAACTTATATGCATTACGGGGGCTTTTGGGGAATGTATATTAGATTTTTAGGTCTCCAATTGAAGGAAATATACgtattgtttatttgtttattttttgatctTGCACTTTTGTTGTCATATTCACATTAGAACTGGAGATTGCTACAGTAATCGTTTGTGGTATTGCTGAGTGGCCAAGACAATCGGCACCAGATCTGTTTTTTCAGTCTCTGCGTCTATCGGTTAACAAAGTATTGTTTCCTCTATAACTAGTATTCTTCGTCAATGGGCTTGTAAAATCAATTGACATTGCGAATTTTTACTAGGATGCAACACATCGTAAGCACATTCTATTTCATTGACTAGATTTAGTTTTATTACATTGTCAAATATTAGGTAATAATCTTGCAGTTCTCTCTATCCAAACCATTTGTTTGTAATACACAGCACCACTACGAAAGGGGTGATTGGATCATCACTAAATTTTACTTTGAGAGGTGGTTGAAACAACCCTAGCCAAATTTGTGGGTGGCCGATCACTCCATTGCAAATAGTTGACCATTTCCTTGAGGTAAATGAATGGTTTGACCATCCTTAAAGCCTGTTTTAGGGTTGTTATGCTCATTTCTAATGTAGCACCTCGAGTAAGAAAGATACAAAGAATAACATTAGCgaacaataaataatataataagaatagaaataaattgttGTGTAAATAGACAGAGTGCAATACACTTACATGCATTTTATCATGATAATGATTAGGTATGAGTTAAGTAATTTAAATATGTGCAAGCTCGATTGAACGAGGTCGGGGTTCATTCAATCAAAGTGGAATCTCCACATGGCAAAGTCATAGGCGTGGTTGGTGAGAAAGTGGGACAAAGTCGCATTGATTAAATCGATTCTATTTCATTTGATCAAAGGCAGGTTGAATCGATCAAAACTATACTGATCAAAGTGATGTGATGTGGGTAGATGAGATTCGACATACATTCAATGCAAGCTACCACATTTTGAACAATCGATCACACTTGGTTTTATGCATGAAATACAAGCcactataaaaacaaaagttgaTGTCGGGGATGTTTTACTTATCTGTTTTTCTCATTCgtttaaaagagagagaataataaGAGCAATGCTTGGGCATCACTTTTATCTAAATttcataaagttttttttttttcacaataagTGGAAGTAGGGACCACTGCAATGAGTGGTCCCCACAAAAATGCAAAGAACATAGCCTAATAAAATCTAGATAAAAAAGTGTTTCCAAGCATTACTCAAACAATATAGCCTATTTAGCATTGTTGTTAAGTAGTTTGCCTACCAAACCTATTTTGAGGGTGGTCAACAACCGCCCCCACCCCAACACTTGTTTTGGGAAACCACCAATATCTTAAGGAGTATAACTTTTAtagggtcttggcacaaaccaaagcatttgtgccctccaataagaaggcgacacatcaaCGTgaaacactataacaaaaatatagtgttccacctaatcttttttttataatacctaaaaacaaaacaccttataaaataacattttcatatttttctccaaaaccaccCCAACCACCAACCTACCGCTGGAGACAATGCCGGCCGGTACAGAGAAAGCCAGAGATGACGGATACGACCCCTATAGAAAACGCCGGGTAAGAACCAAGCTCCTCCTAACTCTCTCCGgcgcccctctctctcacttGCGGCAACAGAGAATTTTTTTCTCGAGAGAGCAAAAATccagtgagagagaggggcgccggagagagggaggaggagcttGATTCTTACCTAGTGTTTTCTATAGGG
This window encodes:
- the LOC132180033 gene encoding uncharacterized protein LOC132180033; the encoded protein is MQMGRRERRNGNYNHNNCAWYDREDVDHRDRDRESLPISSPPSARSSGCAVGCIQHPVSKLDTLAGIAIKYGVEVADIKKMNGLVTDRQMFALNSLQIPLPGRHPPSPCLSNGSLTPGQSSSDHTPPRHVRSDFFESFQSLRVKSPQQRVSPAMSSLQGYYGLKPIEQKPAHEGFEMAVYRGGGSHYLEDGPFLSTSPPPNPPLSHHRKSKSLVNSLLDENGELADILPVAEADSDKRNEKLHRRRQKSEADFTSRTPDMLLEDNSNSGGFVAITGKGLALRSKAASRMTSTSDAETGGLNPIPVGLGDSIVADSLSGVRKSSSTSSLQDQDNGGSLSIWTHSMWSLKPDLQAFSNAASAKPIFDGLPKPIPTRRNKTALD